In the Acanthopagrus latus isolate v.2019 chromosome 23, fAcaLat1.1, whole genome shotgun sequence genome, one interval contains:
- the cbx4 gene encoding E3 SUMO-protein ligase CBX4, with amino-acid sequence MELPAAGEHVFAVEGIEKKRIRKGKIEYLVKWRGWSPKYNTWEPEENILDPRLLVAFQHRERQEQLMGYRKRGPKPKHLLLQVPSFARRSSILAGFEESSQDAETSVKSDPIQVQRPQPQQYQLNSKKHHQYQPSSQEVPAEQLTNGKKKFIYQLNSKKHHHYEPHLNMYDAQASRLKEVVKVQEPASKPANPGWNLPLALQQKWVRDKDTGCLSKVKELAVEVRKPAVKEAESEHALKPNPKDATLPSSISSKMKIIKNKNKNGRIVIVMSKYMDNKVQGAKGKHGESSSEEKPQNAKPSENNPAHTTKMLEYPENGIPKELCNGSSLPAAEHPMKCSQKDRHFSKPSPSTAEEYNTEVARGQADLPDDLPLQLTASSPMTSWSVDSNIPTPTAVDQIRIPSFPNDRKRKLTDPTEDRGVSKAYLTSRSFSVPSTVLTPPQDKPMDLHCSGPRHSSTCAYEDSGSQEEPMDLSCPKTKKQVEPEVQLEPEPEPEPAVEDTPPVVEDTQPATEKSTKAPVKKISPFMGNIIITDITTNSLTVTFKEYVSF; translated from the exons ATGGAGCTCCCCGCCGCCGGAGAGCACGTCTTTGCGGTGGAGGGCATCGAAAAGAAGCGCATCCGCAAG GGCAAGATTGAGTACCTGGTCAAGTGGCGAGGATGGTCTCCCAA ATACAACACATGGGAGCCAGAGGAAAACATCCTTGACCCGCGCCTCCTCGTCGCGTTTCAACACAG agagaggcaggagcagCTGATGGGATACCGTAAACGGgggccaaaaccaaaacatcttTTACTGCAG GTACCATCATTTGCCAGAAGATCCAGTATCCTTGCAGGTTTCGAGGAATCATCTCAGGATGCAGAGACCAGCGTCAAGTCCGATCCCATCCAGGTCCAGCGCCCCCAGCCTCAACAGTACCAGCTGAACAGCAAGAAGCACCATCAGTATCAGCCCAGCAGCCAGGAGGTGCCTGCTGAACAGCTAACCAACGGCAAGAAGAAGTTCATCTACCAGCTTAACAGCAAGAAGCACCACCACTACGAGCCTCACCTGAACATGTACGACGCACAGGCCTCGAGGCTCAAAGAGGTGGTCAAAGTTCAAGAACCGGCCAGTAAACCAGCAAATCCTGGCTGGAACTTACCGCTGGCCCTGCAACAGAAATGGGTTCGGGACAAAGACACAGGCTGCTTGAGCAAGGTCAAAGAGCTGGCAGTGGAGGTCAGGAAACCAGCCGTTAAAGAGGCTGAGAGCGAACATGCCCTTAAGCCCAATCCTAAAGATGCAACCCTACCTAGCTCTATCAGCAGCAAAATGAAGATaatcaagaacaaaaacaagaatggACGTATTGTTATTGTCATGAGCAAATATATGGACAACAAGGTTCAGGGAGCCAAGGGTAAACACGGGGAATCGTCAAGCGAAGAGAAACCCCAAAACGCCAAACCATCGGAGAACAATCCAGCGCACACGACCAAAATGTTGGAGTACCCGGAGAACGGTATCCCCAAAGAGCTCTGTAACGGCAGCTCGCTCCCTGCGGCAGAGCATCCGATGAAGTGTTCCCAAAAGGACAGACATTTCTCCAAACCTTCGCCGAGCACAGCAGAGGAATACAACACTGAGGTGGCTCGCGGTCAGGCGGATTTACCAGACGACCTACCCCTTCAGCTGACCGCTAGCTCACCCATGACATCGTGGTCCGTCGACTCCAACATCCCGACCCCTACAGCTGTCGACCAGATCAGGATCCCCTCTTTTCCAAACGACCGCAAGCGAAAGCTCACGGATCCCACCGAGGACAGGGGTGTTTCTAAAGCGTACCTGACTTCCAGAAGCTTCAGCGTCCCCAGCACTGTGCTCACGCCGCCTCAGGACAAACCGATGGACCTCCACTGTAGTGGCCCACGCCACAGCAGTACATGTGCATATGAGGACTCTGGCAGCCAAGAGGAACCGATGGATCTCAGCTGCCCAAAGACTAAGAAGCAGGTGGAACCGGAGGTACAGCTGGAGCCGGAGCCGGAGCCGGAGCCTGCTGTCGAAGACACACCTCCTGTGGTCGAAGACACCCAGCCAGCCACAGAGAAATCTACAAAAGCACCTGTGAAAAAGATCTCCCCTTTTATGGGAAATATCATAATCACTGATATCACAACGAACAGTCTCACCGTCACCTTCAAGGAATACGTGTCTTTCTGA